One Mus musculus strain C57BL/6J chromosome Y, GRCm38.p6 C57BL/6J DNA segment encodes these proteins:
- the Gm20880 gene encoding Y-linked testis-specific protein 1-like, translating into MTSLKKKSRRKPSSQALGNIVGCRISHGWKEGNEPVTHWKAIILGQLPTNPSLYLVKYDGIDSVYGQELHSDERILNLKVLPHKVVFPQVRDVHLAGALVGREVQHKFEGKDGSEDNWSGMVLAQVPFLQDYFYISYKKDPVLYVYQLLDDYKEGNLHIIPETPLAEARSGDNNDFLIGSWVQYTRDDGSKKFGKVVYKVLANSTVYFIKFLGDLHIYVYTLVSNITKIKKNHKVQKSKLIGLKKMFIFLCWVPMGL; encoded by the coding sequence atgacatcactcaagaagaagagtaggaggaagccttcttcccaggccctggggaatattgttggctgcagaatttctcacgggtggaaggaaggtaatgagcctgtcacccattggaaggccatcattctaggtcaactgccaacaaacccttctctttatttggtgaagtatgacggaattgacagtgtctacggacaggagctccacagcgatgagaggattttaaatcttaaggtcttgcctcacaaagtagtttttcctcaggtgagggatgtccacctcgcaggcgcactggttggcagagaggtacaacacaaatttgaggggaaagatggctctgaggacaactggagtgggatggtgctagcccaggtgccattcttacaggactatttttacatttcctacaagaaggatccggtcctctacgtctatcagctcctggatgactacaaggaaggtaacctccacatcattccagagacccctctggctgaggcgagatcaggtgataacaatgacttcttaataggttcctgggtgcagtacaccagagatgatggatccaaaaagttcggaaaggttgtttacaaagttctagccaattctactgtgtactttatcaaatttctcggtgacctacatatctatgtctatactctggtgtcaaatatcactaaaattaaaaaaaatcacaaagtacagaaaagtaaacttataggattgaaaaaaatgtttattttcctgtgttgggtacctatgggtctttga